ataaattacggattttagaaacaaatatgtaattgaaatgtaattagtttatttcaattgaaatactttaacgatttacgaaatcaaaatgtattttcgaaattttacgttaaaacgatttcgaattacgaaaccacgttctattgaaattagaaagcaatACTAAACATTGTGGATTCATCAacctaaatcctactcctagcccaattgggcaaagcccaaaccaataaacccaacacaatactcccttctcttttctattttcacgtgaaaccaaaaaaAAGAGAGGAAACCTCTCCTCCTTCACTATTCACGTAACAAAACCCTCAACACTTCCTCTCCTTGCTGCCGCCTCCCTCGCCGTCGGACCACCACCTGCGCGTCCAACCAGTCGCCGCCGGTAAGCTCGGCCTTCTGCTCCTTCTACCTCCTTCTCTTTCGTTCTTTGCCTTCTAATTTCTTGCGTTCTTTTATCCTTTTGATTGGTCTCCGTTCGACTTCGCACAGCAGCCCACCGTGTTGTAACCGCCGTCCGGCAACCACTCAAAATCGTGCCGCCGTCCACCTTGCACGGTAGCCTTCTCTTTCCTCctccctttttcttttgatttttcgttCTTCTTTCATTGCTTGTACTCTTCGATTTCGTGGCTGACCACCACCATGTTCGCGCAGCAACCCCCGCACGCAACCACCGTGCTCCACCCTCGCCGCAAGCCGCCACCTGTCTACCGGCCAGCCTCCTCTCCCCTCTttaattcttggttatttcttaaaccctaagtaaactaaatattttgattttattttgtttatttaattcatgatttgatttaataaatttatgatttttatgagttaattggattttcagatttatgtagtatgttcaaataatatatttaattttcagattatgcaatttgattgaaataatggttttaattattaaagtatgaattttaatggttttaatagttttgaaatcatggtaggatgattataaattattaaagttattgtttttatgatttcaaagttttgggagtagtgtgaaattagttatattgctgaaaatttaaagtacgatgtttgcaaaagttttcaacgaatttcaatcatgattctaggaaatcaaatgtttaagttttgatagtggggaaagttctaaatatgtttaggctgcatttagaatgctttcttatggttgtcaatgattaggaatttattgggattatttgttggttgttttaggcggagaattctctttaggcgacttttgaaagtgttaaagtggcctatcagtttgtttacacaaggtacgtacatacctgtgtgcttggaatgtgtgctaattgttgaaaccatgttgaatcttgttgttgaacttggttatgttgatattattgttgaacttggtgatgttgatattatggacgaactgggttatattgaatgtgcatgtttaatactgttggaccaacttattgaacttattttgcactatgagaactgtaacatgttagtatggatgattgatacaaacatgttggttgggaacactagattattctatatgattgggttggatcgattggttgttgttccctttctatcttttcactactttatgagggcggaggaccttgtttagtaagttgaaactttatgcccatatacagggttgctcatggttaaaggaaaggttggataaattggaatgagtcttgattgatgcttttatgatcacttacttaattccaagataaaaacagttgtgaacaaatgtgaattgtctgtcttatgtaatggttgagtcataacggaatctcaatttgtaaatcatgtaaagtgaaactgaatagcaatagctttagactgtgcacgtctgaagtgacggacaaacaggagttggggttcatggtggtagcccatggccttttctgggaccggattgatcaccgtgttctatttttattcaaacgttcctcgatatcgcagttcactgaggttacggagtcgcgcccgtacctcgtcttccttgggGAAGACTTTtggttggacaactcggtccattgtctatttcaactaaaataatattatggttattaagtctagcttagtctagtcaagtatggtcgtcaaattattatgttttgtctgtccttacttatatttattagtatcatgttagggttgttagtttgatagtatcatgctaggattgttgttgttttagtatgtagtactcagctttgctgattacgtgctttgtttgtgtgtgttgatcatggctatgccttattgatcctgtgatgacccatctttggtgagcagtctctaaggatcaataagcgttgcccatctacaggtttgaagatgatgcatcattgggatcgggattagagagcttgtagttctatttgtttaattaagtgatttaatttgttaacttggatttgaaatttgtcgtactattcgtatttccttatttcagttaattggtttggacctaatatgtaatagattatttatgaacctaaaagttagttttatgttttccgctgcaaaattctgaataagccgtaacattttcacacgggcgataatactttgataattccctacagttatatttaaaaagggattattttagaaaatgggaattgttggggtgttacaatCCAAAGTTTAACTTCAAGTTTGACAAACTCACACAACAATCTAGAGTTTGTAATGTTGTCATAAAAGTAAATAATCATAAATAGAGTTAATTGAAGTTatgatatactccgtatattgatAGGGTAACCAAAGATAATTTCTCTATTGTAACTTTTACTTTTTTggtaaacaattttttttaatttcgtaGAAAAACTGTGCGATAAGAACAACCTAATAGATATCATTGATCAATAATTAAAAATGGTACTTTAATAAAGAGAAATTTGGTATTTCGAGTTGTCCAGGTAGGTGTCAATGATGTGTTTGTTTCATTGCCGCCTACATACTATCCATTTCTTAGGAGTAAAACTATTTGGCTAACTTGTTCATCGTATAACAGTGTATGGAGTACTATGTATAACGTATTAAACGTTCGAACATGAGATCTATCGTACACAAGCCCTCAATCTTAACCACTATGCTACATAATCGTTTAAAGGATCGTATTAGTAAATGAAGTAAAATGTCTTTCAAGTTCAAGACTTGTACAGATAAAAAGCCATAAAAAGTTTTTGTACAGGATTTCAAACACAACATAACCACTGTAAAAATCTGTATACTCTACAACAGAAAATCCATCAGCAATTCAGCAGAATAATTAACAAGGTGTGTTTTAATCATACTTCATAATTAGTAAGGCGGCGAAACAAAGTCGCCACTTAGATCAGAATCCAACAATTCAGCCTCtaaatcatcatcttcatcatcatcttctaaTGTTTCAGCATGTTCTGCATCTTTGTTAGCCTCACCTGGTATTCGCGCTTCTTGTATGATCTGCATTATTTCTTCTTCACTTTGGACTTGTTTATCACTTTCCTTTTCTTTATAGCTTGTCTTCTCCCCTTCAACTAGATCTTTGGGGCAATTCTTTATAAACCATGGGTGCTTCTTGATTTCAGGGATTGTGATCCTCTTCATTAAAACATGTTAAGATAATCAGTTTTCGTGTTTGTTTTCTGTCTAAAATGGGAGTACTAGATTGTCAAAAGGGGTGCTACCTTGGAGGGATTGGCAACATAGATACGAGAAAGGAGATGCTTGCAATCTGCTGATACGCGCACATAATCTGGGATAGTGTACTGCACACCCAATATTCTCTGTGCAGGATAATATATAGATTACTCACTTACAGCTCAACCGCTTAGACATTATTCTATTCACCTTGttcttattgcttattagatcatatcagatcatatcagatcagaCTAGACCagtccaaaaaagaaaaaaactctCACAAAAAACATTCAGACCAGACTAGACCAAAAAAGCAGAAAACATTCATAGAAAACATTCATATCGGACCAAACCATACCAGATAAAATAGAACAATGCCTAAGAAGGGATAGATCTTTAAGAAGTACTTGTATTAATAACTCACCGCAATTGTCTTACGAAAGTTTTTAGGATCTTCAGGCTCTTCAAAGGGATATCCTCCTACTAGCATCACATATAATGTCACTCCACAGGACCAAACATCAGCAATCTGCAACAACATCAGAACATTAACTTATAGTATATgataaataagataatcacctAATTTCTGGCATAGTATATAAACAATGATGTGGTTTGAAAGTTGTACCTTCCCATCATATTCCTTCCGTGAAAGTACCTCAGGCGCGATATATGCTGGTGTACCTACTGTCGACTTAGGCTGTGAATGCAGTATCCCAGACTGAGATACAATGAAGGATTTAGTTTTAGCTGTTAGACTCCAAAGAAAGAGGGGACTTAGGTTTTGTTCTATTCAACTTATTTCCACTcatttcaggaaaaaaaaagtccaaataagttcaaataagataagtttaggaaAAACAAGGGTTTGACaaagtataatttataaataaaataagttttgataagtctAATAGATAAGATagtttcagaaaaaataagtggaaatcaggtgaatagaacgcattCTCCTCAATAATTACAGGGAAAATAACTTGTAATACAGTACTACGAAGTACATACTTTGGAGTAACCAAAGTCGCATATCTTAAGAAGAGGACTTGGACTTCCATCAAGTAGTGTGTTTTCCAGTTTAAGATCCCTGTGACAGATTTCCTGCAGCGCATACACACAGAACATCAGGCGTCAGATATGTTATCCCGAGGGAAGACTAACTTAAGactccgtttggtttggtgtaaaacgttttcagtgcAAAATAATTTTTCAGGAAAAACAAAATTCCAAACAAGTTTTTTGGTTTCTTAatagaaaatgggagaagatgggaAGATTAAAGGGAAGAAGGGAGAGAGAGGTGAGGAGAAAAGGTGGAAAAATGATTTTCCccccctttcaaatggaaaaggtttttgTTTTTCATCCCTGATCAAACCAAACGGCGTACAATGATTGAAAAGGAACGGCGTAcaatgattgaaaagggaaaaatCGTTTTACACCCCTGCCAAACAGAGC
This Spinacia oleracea cultivar Varoflay chromosome 6, BTI_SOV_V1, whole genome shotgun sequence DNA region includes the following protein-coding sequences:
- the LOC110781768 gene encoding serine/threonine-protein kinase SAPK3, which codes for MERYEPIKEIGSGNFGVARLVIDKNSKELFAIKYIERGKKIDENVQREIINHRSLRHPNIIKFKEVFVTPTHLAIVMEYAAGGELFNRICNAGRFSEDEARFFFQQLISGVSYCHTMEICHRDLKLENTLLDGSPSPLLKICDFGYSKSGILHSQPKSTVGTPAYIAPEVLSRKEYDGKIADVWSCGVTLYVMLVGGYPFEEPEDPKNFRKTIARILGVQYTIPDYVRVSADCKHLLSRIYVANPSKRITIPEIKKHPWFIKNCPKDLVEGEKTSYKEKESDKQVQSEEEIMQIIQEARIPGEANKDAEHAETLEDDDEDDDLEAELLDSDLSGDFVSPPY